The nucleotide sequence TTGATCAAGCAGGTTCCCGTAACCCAAATGAATTTAGTCATACTCAAACAAGCGCTTAATGGAATTTTTAATGCCATTATTGCTAATCTCATCATTACTTATATTCCTATCGCTAAATTTTTGGGTTTTCAGTCTAAAAATCCTAAATTATCTTTTCAAGAAATTTTCTTTAATCTTTTAATTACGTTTATTTTTATTCCTACCTTGTTTTTGTCAGCTTTAAACGGACAACAGGCATTAAATAATATTACCCGAGAAATTCAATCTGAACTGAATACCGCAGCACGCCCCATTATTAGTAACTTTAATCTCTGGTATCGCAATCATTTACAAGCCGTCAATACCCTCGCTGAGCAAGCCGCTCTTTCTAACCTGAATCCATCCAAACAACTAGAAAACTTGACCCTATCTTTAAAACAAGCCTTTCCTTCTTTTCTCAACTTTTATGTCATCAATAAGCAAGGAGAAATGGTGGCATCTGCTCTCCCTGTTACTGAGATAAGTGAAGATTGGAAAAAAAAGGTAAATCTTGACCTTGAGCAGATGGCTAAAACCTTAAAACCCACCATTAGTGATGTTTATGAAAATCCCGCATCAACGGTTTTTTATATTGATTTAAAAATTCCCATTATCACTCAAAAGGGTTTTCAAGGAATTGCTTATGGGACGCTAAATTTTAGTCAAGTTTATTCTTTACTGAAAAATAATATAGAGATCCCGGGAATACAAATAATTCTTTTAGATAAATACAATCAGGTTATTGTAGATAGCCGTTTTAGCCTCAGTCCAAAAACCTTTTTTAATCCTCGACAAAATGGAGAAATTAAGCTCCTAAATGATCAATCTTTTCAATGGCTTCCTAAACCCTCACAAGAAACTCCCATAATGGTGCGCTGGAAAAAGTCTTTTTATGTTAAGGACGTGCCCATTAGTAATGAGATTCCTTGGCGATTAGTGATTAAAATTCCCACTGAAAACTATATTAAATATTTGGAATCTTTATATATAAAAAATTTATTGTTAATCTTGATTATTGCTGTAACGGGCTTAGGGGTATCTCAATTAGTTAGCTATCAAATAACCTTACCTCTAATCCAATTAGGCAAAATCACCACTGATTTACCTCAAAAAGTAATTGAAGACTGGGATGAGACTCATATTCCCCGCTCTCCCATCCAGGAAATAGCGATCTTATCTAATAATTTTAGTACCATGATCAAGGCACTAAAAAGACAATTTACAGCCCTCTACCATATTAATGAAAGCCTTGAAAAAAGAGTAGAAGAAAGAACAGAAGAACTTGTAAAAGTAAATCATGATTTAGCTGAAGAAATTAGAGAAAAAGAAAAAATAGAAGCCGATCTTAGAGAAAGTGAAGAACGCTATTCTTTAGCAGTTTCGGGAAGCAATGATGCCATTTGGGACTGGGATCTGAGGACAAATTCCGTTTATTATTCTCCCGTATGGATGAAAATTTCAGGCGAGGACAATTATTATTATTCTAATTGTTGGTCACTGTGGCAAGAAAATATTCACAGTGAAGATTTACCTTTAGTTTTGAGTTCTATCCAAAATCATCTAGAAGGAAAAAACCCCATTTATGAACAGACTTATCGCATCAAACACTGCCAAGGTCACTATATTTGGGTTGAAGCCAAAGCAAAATGTCTGCATGATCGAGAAGGAAAACCCTATCGAATGGTCGGCACAATTACAGATATTACCGCTAAAAAACAAGCAGAAGAAGAACTGAAAGCCGCCAAAGAAGCGGCAGAAATTGCTAATCGAATAAAAAGCCAGTTTATCGCTAATATTAGCCATGAAATACGCACACCGATGAATGCAATTTTAGGCTTCTGCGAACTCTTATTAAACATTCATAATGACCCGCGTACTCTGTCTTATATACAATCAATTTCCTCGAGTGGTCGTACTCTTTTAGCCTTAATTAATGATATTTTAGACCTTTCTAAAATCGAAGCCGGCAAATTAGAACTAAATTACGAACCCATCAATTTAAGAGAATTAATTATAGACGTTTGTCAAATTTTCTCAACCCAAGCTCAGACTAAAAAATTACAATTACTCACTGAATTTGAGCCGAATGTACCTCATGTAATAAACTTTGATGAAGTCCGATTACGGCAAATCCTGTTTAATATCATTGGTAATGCTCTCAAATTTACTGAAAAAGGCTATGTTAAAGTTACTGTTTTTTCTGAAAATTTAGCCACAAATAACAACTACATTCAGCTAAAAATTTCTGTAGAAGATACAGGAATTGGCATTGCCACCGGTCAGCAGGATCGCATTTTTGATATGTTTACTCAAAGTGAAGGACAAAGTACAAGAAAATATGGAGGAACGGGATTAGGATTAAGCATTACAAAGCGCTTGACAGAAATGTTAGGCGGTCAGATCATCCTACAAAGTGAGCTAGGTAAAGGCAGTATTTTTACCCTGATTTTTCCGAAAATTCAATCCGTTACCAGTGGGAAAAAGCCACCTCGAGAAAGTTCATCAAATATCAATTTAAGCCAATTTAAACCCTCGACTATTTTAGTGGTGGATGATGTGCAATCTAATCGTGAACTGCTGCAAAGTTATTTTGAAGGAACACCTCATCGTTTATTACTAGCAAGAGATGGTGCTGAAGCGATTGATTTAGCCAAAATTAATCAACCCGATCTGATTCTTATGGATTTACGTATGCCTAATATTGATGGATATAAAGCCACTGAATTATTAAAAGAAGACCCACAGACGACTAAAATTCCCATTGTAATTGTTACAGCTTATTCAGACTATAAAGAACAAAATGCGGGAAAAAATCTTTGTCAAGGTTTTTTGTATAAACCCATCAGTCGCACTCAATTAGATAGTTGTCTTCGGTTGTTTTTACCTCGCTTAGAAAAGGCAACAGATTTAATTCAACAATTAGGAGATACTTCCGATGCGAACCCAGAGCAAAAAGAAATTAAAGACGGTCTAGAACTCTTGGAAAAATTACAACAAATCCAAGAGACAATCTGGGAAGAACTCTGCCAAAGAATGATTATCAGAAAATTAGAAAAATTTGCTAAAAATTTAGAATATTTAGGAGAAAAACATCACTGTAAACAATTGTCAGCTTATGGGGAAGAATTAACTACTCTAATTGAAACTTTTGACGATGAAAATTTATCTAAAAGCCTCGCCGCTTTTCCCCAATTACGACAAGCGATAGCGGCTGAAGTATTAGAAACAAATTGAATTTTTCTTATAATAGATCTATTCTTTTTCCAGAGCAACTATGCCGCCTATTACTGGTACAACTAAACTCCTTGGGGTGATCGGTGATCCGATTGAACATTCTTTATCTCCTGTGATGCACAATGCGGCCATTACTCAGTTAGGGGCAGATTTTGTCTATGTTCCCTTTTTGATTAAACCTGAAAATTTAAAAACAGCGCTCGCCGGATTTGAAGCCATTGGTGTTGTAGGATTTAGTATTACCATTCCTCATAAACAGGCGATTATTCCTCTGCTATCGCCCTCACACATCTCGACTACCGCAAAATTAGTCGGTGCTGTCAATACCCTCTACAAGAAAGATAACGAATGGCATGGCACCAATACCGATTTAGAAGGGTTTCTCTCTCCTTTACAAAACATCACTCTTCCTTGGAGTCAAGTTACTCCCGTTATTTTAGGTAATGGAGGAGCCGCTAGAGCGGTGGTGGTGGGTTGTCATCAGTTAGGATGCCCTGAAATTAGCGTTGTAGGGCGCAATAAACAGAAATTAGATGATTTTTATCAAAGTTGGGCGAATACCCCTATTCAAGAGGCTTTAAGGGTTCATCTGTGGGAAGATTTACCGGGGTTGGTATCAAAAACTCAGTTCTTGATCAATGCCACTCCTATAGGAATGGATAAGCAGAGTCATCTCTCTCCAGTGGAAGTAACAACCCTAGAAAAATTACCAGCAGGAACCATTGCTTATGATTTAATTTATAAACCCAATCCGACTTTATTTTTAAAGCAAGCCCAACAGCAAGGGGCAATTATTATTGATGGCTTAGAAATGTTAGTGCAGCAAGGAGCCTCGGCACTTTCGATCTGGTTAGATCAACCGATTCCTGATGCAGTTATCGGGGTAATGCGTCAAGCTTTACGAGATTATTTAGGGCTTTAAATTAAAACTTAAGCAAAAGACAATTAAAAAATAACTAGAGTTTAACCGTTCATTTTTAACCTGAAATAAGTATCTTTAACTACCTACCCTAAAAGTTTTAGTCAAGGTAGCAAATTGAGCTACTGTGTACATTTTTTCCCCTAACCGCACCCTTGTGAGGAGATATGATGCTGCGAACTTTTGCCATACTTTTGTTAGGATCAGCTACAATAACGGTTATGCCAACCCAAAAAATCCTAGCAGGAACATTGACCGGTGAACTCCCTATAGTCATTGGACATCGAGGCGCGAGCGGCTATCGCCCTGAACATACTTTAGAATCTTATAGATTAGCCATTGAATTAGGGGCTGATTACATAGAACCTGATTTAGTTTCTACTAAAGATGGTGTCCTGGTTGCTCGTCATGAAAATGAAATTTCTGGAACCACTGATGTTGCTAATCATCCCGAATTTGCTGACCGTAAAACCACCAAAATTATTGATGGACAAACCCTAACCGGTTGGTTTACGGAAGATTTTACTTTAGCCGAATTAAAAACGCTACGGGCAAAAGAAAGAATTCCCAATATTCGCCCACAAAACACCGTTTATAACGGGCTATTTGAAATTCCTACTTTACAAGAAGTGATTGATTTAGCCAAGCAAAAAAGTGCTGAACTGGGGCGGACGATTGGGATTTATCCAGAAACCAAACATCCCAGTTATTTTGATTCCATTGGCTTATCTTTAGAAGAACCGTTAGTAAACATTTTAAAAGCTAATGGATATAACAGCCAAACCTCACCGGTTTTTATTCAGTCTTTTGAAGTGAGCAATTTACAGGAATTAAATACTTTAATCGATGTCCCTCTAATCCAACTGATTGATAGTGCTGAAAACAAACCCTATGATTTTGTCTTAAGCGGAGATGCAAGGACTTATGGGGATTTAATTACTGCCACAGGTTTAGCCGATATTGCCAATTATGCTGATGGAATAGGGGCTTATAAATGGTTAATTATTCCTAGGGATGCACAGGGAAATTTATTATCTCCTACTACCCTTGTGGATGATGCTCACGCGGCTGGATTATTGGTTCATTCCTGGACATTTCGTCGAGAAAATAATTTCTTACCTGCCAATTTACAAAATCAGCCAGAAGAAGAATTTAAAAGATATTATCAGACAGGACTTGATGGGATGTTTAGCGATAATCCTGATATAGCCTTTGCGGCGCGTGCTGCTGTTTATGGGGTTCCTGAACCTTTGACGCTTTTGGGTGCAGGAACAGCAATGGCTTTTGGTGCGGCTTTTAAGCGTAAACTGAAGCAAAAGTAATTTTAGCGGGCAGGTTCGGGTCTATCCCCCTCCCGGGGGAACCCTGATCAAAAGGGATGGGATCAGATTTATGGTGAACCTCGCTGTAGATAAATTAGCTTACGCTTGGAGCAAAGCGCCAGTAAGACTGATTCCACTCATAAACGCCCTGAATTTCAAACTCTGTGCCTGTTTCAAAGCGAACGACGCAGCTAGTATAAGTCGATTCTCCATCATCGACTTGAGATAGTCCTACCACCACACAGGGAAACCATTCCGGAAAACAGGGTCCTTCTTCTTGCACCCATTCCCATAACCCGTTACACACTTCTAGGCGATCGCCGATCTGTAAGCGCTTTTGCCTTTCCTGTGCTAAAAACTTTTCCAGATGAACGGGTTGAATTTGATTGATCCAAACCATCCCATATTCATCCCGAATAAATTGTACGGCTCCGGAGTCTTGATTATTGAGCCAATCATTGAGTAAAGTAATTTTCCAAGATAAATTTTGTTCTTGTTGGCTTTGAATAAAAGTCAGTAATGCCTGTCGTTGTTCAGATGTGAGTTGATCTAAAGGATTTTCTAAAAGATCGCAGGGACGACTAAAGGGAGCCAGCAAAGTTTGCAAGATAATTTCTTTTTGCCGGTCATTTAAAGGGCAAAAAGCCTTTTCACATTCAAAAAAAGCGGTTTTTAAGGCTGTTTCAATCTCAGCTTGATTCATAAAGGGTCGAAGACAGCAGAAATTCCTGTTAACTTAGATGATAATTCGGGTTAAGCTGAGAAAAAGATCTATAGTTATTAGACAATAAAATCAATGAAATTTCGACCATTAGCTGTACTATTAGTGACTTGTTTCTTTGTTTTAGCCAGTTGGACTGTCTCCCCTCCTTCTTGGGCACTTGTACAAATTAAGCTATCTAACGTATCTTACAAAGATTGCCCCCCCGAATTAGCCAAAGGAAATGTCACCAGTGGGGGAAATAGCCTACCAGCGAGTTGTTATTTAATTACAGGTAAAGCTAAAAATCCATCGGGTAAGTCAGTATTTGATGCTGATGTCTTTGGGCGTATTTATGATGCTAATGGCGAACCGGTGCTACAAAACCGTTCCCGAGTGGGTTCTATTGCAGAAGTTCCCCCAGGCGTTAGTGACTTTGAAGTCAGGATCTCGGTGCCTGCTAATCAACCAACGCCTTTAAAGTTGGAACAATTTAAAGCTACGGGTTTTGCCGGTAGAGTTAGCCCGTTAATCAACTAAAACATCGCGGAAACGCTTTGACTTCCGTAAGCGAAAGACTCTACCAGGCTTTGAAGGATTTGCAAGAGAAAAATCGCTAGAATCGGCGAAAAATCTATCCCTCCCAAGGGGGGGATAAAAGAACGGAAAATGTTTAAATAGGGGTCGGTAATGGGACTTAAGAAAGACATAATCTGATAAGCCCAGTCAGCCCCTTGAAACCAAGTCAGTAAAATCCTAACAATTAAGACCAGGGAATAGATTTGCAGAAATCGTAACAAAATCGTACCCAGAAAAAATAAGATTTCAGAACTCATGAACGGCAATTTATCCTTTATTCAATAAGATTGATATTTACTGTTGATCTTAGCTTGACATCTGCTTTTATTAAAGCTATACAAGCGCAGTAATTTGTCGAACCACTGTCAGGGCTGAATAACTAACCCCTGCTGTGCCTTCTCCGGGATGGGTTGAGTCCCCTACTAGCCAGAGATTTTTGACGGGGGTGCGCGTCGCTATGCCAAAAGGCCCAAAAGTGGAGATCCGTTGACCAATTCCCCCTACAATACCATTTTTCCGCGCGGTAAAGCGGGCAAAGGTGCGAGGCGTAGCGGCTTCAGTATGAATAATCGTTTCTGGAGTTAGATGAAAATACTTTCCTAAACGGGCGATGGCTTCAGAGGTATATTGTTCTTTTAAGCGTTGATAATGTTCTTTTGTGCCTTGCCACCACATAGCCGCATCCGTAAAAGAAGAGGCGATCACAGTGGCTGTTCCCGAGGGTGCCCTACCATCTCCGGGTTTACTGACAGAAACAAACAAAGAGTTATTCTCCCCGATCACCCCCTCATAATCATAGAGGAATTGAAGATGAGGCGGGCATCCTTGAGGAATCGCTTTTTGATCTACCCCCAAATACACCACAAACGCGCCCGAAGGTTCAGCCAGTTTATCTACTCTCGTCTTGTAAGCGAAACCATTCAACCCATTAAAGGCATTATCTCCACACAACGAGACTAAATTCTGTACGGTTACGTTAGCCACCACTTGATCCGCGCTTTGTGTGAACACTTCCCCGGTTTTTTGATGGCGAACTCTTACCCCCTTAACCCGCCCGGCTTCGGTGTTAATCTGTTCTACTGTATGCCGCATATAAAGCTTACCCCCGTATTTGCTTAATCCTTCTACTAGGCGATCGCTTAAGCTTTGCATACTTCCTTGTAGATGATATAACCCTTGGGGTGCAGTGGAAACGGATAGGGCAGTAGCCGCATATAACAGGGCTGTTTCATCTGCGCCTACTTGAGAATAAAGCTTTAACTGCATATCCAGGAAGGTTAAAAGCCGCTTATCCCCATATAACCCATATAACTTTAAAGCATCCCCCACCGTCATCAGGGTAAAAGGAACCGTAATGAGGGTATCTAAACGCACAGCCGAGGCTAATTGCCACATATCCCAAAGGTTACGCGGCGGTAATACGGGATCTCTGGCTTGAAACTGCCAACTTGCCTCAAACAATTTATCGATTAATTGCCAAAAGGGTTCGCTGCCGGGAAACTGTTTTTGTCTTTCGAGTTTCCATTGATGCGGATCTCGCCACACATTAATGGGTTGTGTTTCACCGGGTAAAAACACCGCACAAGCCGGATCACATAGCGTTGCTTGGGGGAGTTCTATTTCTAACTCATCAAAAATCCGTTTATGAATGCCCCCTTCTTCTAACCCGGCTACCTGAGTAGCGCCTACATCAAAGGTAAAGCCGCGTCTAGTAAAGGTTGAGGCACAGCCGCCCGGTAAAATTGCCTGATCATAGATGGTGACATCATACCCTCGACGCGCCAGTAAGGCACCGGCGGTTAATCCTCCTATGCCTGCCCCCACCACGATAACACGAGTTTTCTCGCCTTCCTGCTGTTTTGGCATTTTAATATTCTTTACATTTCTTAACACTCCTATATGGTAGCTAATCTTTTATCGATAGGTTTAAGGGTTTAACTGTTGAATCAATTTTGCCACTCGTTCTTTAATCTCATCTCGAACCCGATAAAACGTCTCAAGGGGTTGACCATCGGGATCTTCTAACTGCCAATCTTCAAATACTTCTCGTAATACCCAATCTTGCGGTAAATTAACCCCACAACCACACAAAGAAATCACCACATCATAATCTTGCGCCTGAAAATTACTCAAGGGTTTAGAAGTTTGGTCATTAAGATTAATGCCTATATCTTGCATGACTTTAATCGCTGTGGGATGAACCTGACTCGATTCT is from Gloeothece verrucosa PCC 7822 and encodes:
- a CDS encoding ATP-binding protein, producing MTQVFFKSYLLLFLLILAGYLGNYYHYSLFFGIDFLFGSIFSLVVVYFYGTVWGVIAALIAGSYTYQLWGHPYAALIITGEALFVGLMLRRRQRSIVLLCSLYWLVFGTSLVYLCYGLIKQVPVTQMNLVILKQALNGIFNAIIANLIITYIPIAKFLGFQSKNPKLSFQEIFFNLLITFIFIPTLFLSALNGQQALNNITREIQSELNTAARPIISNFNLWYRNHLQAVNTLAEQAALSNLNPSKQLENLTLSLKQAFPSFLNFYVINKQGEMVASALPVTEISEDWKKKVNLDLEQMAKTLKPTISDVYENPASTVFYIDLKIPIITQKGFQGIAYGTLNFSQVYSLLKNNIEIPGIQIILLDKYNQVIVDSRFSLSPKTFFNPRQNGEIKLLNDQSFQWLPKPSQETPIMVRWKKSFYVKDVPISNEIPWRLVIKIPTENYIKYLESLYIKNLLLILIIAVTGLGVSQLVSYQITLPLIQLGKITTDLPQKVIEDWDETHIPRSPIQEIAILSNNFSTMIKALKRQFTALYHINESLEKRVEERTEELVKVNHDLAEEIREKEKIEADLRESEERYSLAVSGSNDAIWDWDLRTNSVYYSPVWMKISGEDNYYYSNCWSLWQENIHSEDLPLVLSSIQNHLEGKNPIYEQTYRIKHCQGHYIWVEAKAKCLHDREGKPYRMVGTITDITAKKQAEEELKAAKEAAEIANRIKSQFIANISHEIRTPMNAILGFCELLLNIHNDPRTLSYIQSISSSGRTLLALINDILDLSKIEAGKLELNYEPINLRELIIDVCQIFSTQAQTKKLQLLTEFEPNVPHVINFDEVRLRQILFNIIGNALKFTEKGYVKVTVFSENLATNNNYIQLKISVEDTGIGIATGQQDRIFDMFTQSEGQSTRKYGGTGLGLSITKRLTEMLGGQIILQSELGKGSIFTLIFPKIQSVTSGKKPPRESSSNINLSQFKPSTILVVDDVQSNRELLQSYFEGTPHRLLLARDGAEAIDLAKINQPDLILMDLRMPNIDGYKATELLKEDPQTTKIPIVIVTAYSDYKEQNAGKNLCQGFLYKPISRTQLDSCLRLFLPRLEKATDLIQQLGDTSDANPEQKEIKDGLELLEKLQQIQETIWEELCQRMIIRKLEKFAKNLEYLGEKHHCKQLSAYGEELTTLIETFDDENLSKSLAAFPQLRQAIAAEVLETN
- a CDS encoding PEP-CTERM sorting domain-containing protein gives rise to the protein MMLRTFAILLLGSATITVMPTQKILAGTLTGELPIVIGHRGASGYRPEHTLESYRLAIELGADYIEPDLVSTKDGVLVARHENEISGTTDVANHPEFADRKTTKIIDGQTLTGWFTEDFTLAELKTLRAKERIPNIRPQNTVYNGLFEIPTLQEVIDLAKQKSAELGRTIGIYPETKHPSYFDSIGLSLEEPLVNILKANGYNSQTSPVFIQSFEVSNLQELNTLIDVPLIQLIDSAENKPYDFVLSGDARTYGDLITATGLADIANYADGIGAYKWLIIPRDAQGNLLSPTTLVDDAHAAGLLVHSWTFRRENNFLPANLQNQPEEEFKRYYQTGLDGMFSDNPDIAFAARAAVYGVPEPLTLLGAGTAMAFGAAFKRKLKQK
- a CDS encoding shikimate dehydrogenase gives rise to the protein MPPITGTTKLLGVIGDPIEHSLSPVMHNAAITQLGADFVYVPFLIKPENLKTALAGFEAIGVVGFSITIPHKQAIIPLLSPSHISTTAKLVGAVNTLYKKDNEWHGTNTDLEGFLSPLQNITLPWSQVTPVILGNGGAARAVVVGCHQLGCPEISVVGRNKQKLDDFYQSWANTPIQEALRVHLWEDLPGLVSKTQFLINATPIGMDKQSHLSPVEVTTLEKLPAGTIAYDLIYKPNPTLFLKQAQQQGAIIIDGLEMLVQQGASALSIWLDQPIPDAVIGVMRQALRDYLGL
- a CDS encoding YggT family protein, whose amino-acid sequence is MSSEILFFLGTILLRFLQIYSLVLIVRILLTWFQGADWAYQIMSFLSPITDPYLNIFRSFIPPLGGIDFSPILAIFLLQILQSLVESFAYGSQSVSAMF
- the crtD gene encoding C-3',4' desaturase CrtD, producing the protein MPKQQEGEKTRVIVVGAGIGGLTAGALLARRGYDVTIYDQAILPGGCASTFTRRGFTFDVGATQVAGLEEGGIHKRIFDELEIELPQATLCDPACAVFLPGETQPINVWRDPHQWKLERQKQFPGSEPFWQLIDKLFEASWQFQARDPVLPPRNLWDMWQLASAVRLDTLITVPFTLMTVGDALKLYGLYGDKRLLTFLDMQLKLYSQVGADETALLYAATALSVSTAPQGLYHLQGSMQSLSDRLVEGLSKYGGKLYMRHTVEQINTEAGRVKGVRVRHQKTGEVFTQSADQVVANVTVQNLVSLCGDNAFNGLNGFAYKTRVDKLAEPSGAFVVYLGVDQKAIPQGCPPHLQFLYDYEGVIGENNSLFVSVSKPGDGRAPSGTATVIASSFTDAAMWWQGTKEHYQRLKEQYTSEAIARLGKYFHLTPETIIHTEAATPRTFARFTARKNGIVGGIGQRISTFGPFGIATRTPVKNLWLVGDSTHPGEGTAGVSYSALTVVRQITALV
- the arsC gene encoding arsenate reductase, glutathione/glutaredoxin type; the protein is MKRVMFVCKRNSCRSQMAEGFAKILGQGQIAVTSSGLESSQVHPTAIKVMQDIGINLNDQTSKPLSNFQAQDYDVVISLCGCGVNLPQDWVLREVFEDWQLEDPDGQPLETFYRVRDEIKERVAKLIQQLNP